A stretch of the Vigna radiata var. radiata cultivar VC1973A chromosome 9, Vradiata_ver6, whole genome shotgun sequence genome encodes the following:
- the LOC106773134 gene encoding uncharacterized protein LOC106773134 — translation MGLHRWWQVTLVIVCLFSSSLVEGLNTYSDRKSLDSFLRMQANEEIKNPKTGVLYNVSLPSNLTGMEVSVVRLRSFSLWSRGMNYSFFNLPPRIMSRPSQKRIAILYENLGNFSSYYYNVPNHTMVAPVFGVMAYSSSDSAFVDEKINFTIHGDPIKIWFPLADERGRNHTPLCAKFTDNGLVKLKNMTKPYVCEVHRQGHYTLVIPSFPFPNELHTHSHGRRFATWWVLGFAIGFIGLVVLGLILLALVMEVKKRKIRKMEKNSAGEELFDTFWIGETKLPLATSIRTQPILEN, via the coding sequence ATGGGGCTTCATAGATGGTGGCAAGTTACATTGGTAATTGTGTGTTTGTTTTCATCATCTCTTGTTGAAGGTTTGAACACTTATTCTGATCGTAAATCACTGGATTCCTTTCTTCGCATGCAAGCAAATGAAGAGATAAAAAATCCTAAAACAGGTGTTCTCTATAATGTTTCCCTTCCTTCCAACTTAACAGGTATGGAAGTTTCAGTCGTTAGATTGCGCAGTTTTTCTTTATGGTCAAGAGGAATGAACTACAGTTTCTTCAACCTTCCACCACGGATTATGTCTCGGCCAAGCCAGAAAAGAATAGCCATTTTGTACGAAAACTTAggcaatttttcttcttattactACAATGTGCCTAACCACACAATGGTGGCTCCAGTTTTCGGTGTCATGGCTTACAGTTCTTCAGACTCAGCATTCGTGGATGAGAAGATTAACTTTACCATTCATGGTGATCCCATCAAAATTTGGTTTCCTCTTGCTGATGAACGTGGGAGAAATCACACTCCTCTTTGTGCTAAGTTTACTGATAATGGGTTGGTGAAATTGAAGAACATGACTAAGCCATATGTTTGTGAAGTACACAGACAAGGGCATTACACTCTTGTAATTCCATCATTTCCTTTTCCAAATGAACTTCATACTCACAGTCATGGCAGGAGATTTGCCACATGGTGGGTGTTGGGGTTTGCAATAGGTTTCATTGGGTTGGTTGTTTTGGGTTTGATCTTGTTAGCTTTGGTTATGGAGgtcaagaagagaaaaataagaaaaatggagaaaaattcAGCTGGGGAAGAGCTTTTTGACACATTTTGGATTGGAGAAACTAAATTACCATTAGCTACATCGATTAGAACACAACCAATCCTTGAGAATTAA
- the LOC106773186 gene encoding uncharacterized protein LOC106773186, translated as MFRLAKPNPFLSGHHLIQRCSVSGTAKGKAKIKAGQALKRSRVTTKKSGPSQTAAPPMSRERQERENLYERCLQAPTPLRYLTPRQREREAEREKMGLISKERQREIDIMRRKDNKFKVSEKPTIIGTPGLDYVSLGLVDVEKLPKYELTVEDGRRLAKEYSRVLMRKHRARQAAESNLLRMKKEAIEALPEGLREAALVPDLSPFPVNRFMATLTPPIEGYIEQVREAANRISGTEKIR; from the coding sequence ATGTTCCGCCTCGCAAAGCCGAATCCTTTTCTCTCCGGGCACCACCTCATACAGCGCTGCTCCGTCAGCGGCACAGCGAAGGGCAAGGCGAAGATCAAAGCGGGCCAAGCCCTGAAACGCTCCCGCGTCACCACCAAGAAATCAGGACCATCCCAAACCGCAGCCCCACCAATGTCGCGCGAGCGACAAGAGCGTGAGAATCTATACGAGCGGTGCCTCCAGGCCCCCACCCCGCTCCGCTACCTCACCCCGCGGCAGCGCGAGCGAGAAGCGGAGCGCGAGAAGATGGGGCTCATCAGCAAGGAACGGCAGCGAGAAATCGACATTATGAGAAGGAAAGACAACAAATTTAAGGTTTCAGAGAAACCCACGATAATTGGGACACCTGGGTTGGACTATGTCTCTCTGGGGTTGGTGGATGTGGAGAAGTTGCCCAAGTATGAGCTAACGGTTGAAGATGGGAGGAGGTTGGCGAAGGAGTATAGTAGGGTTTTGATGAGGAAGCATAGGGCTAGACAGGCTGCGGAATCGAAtcttttgagaatgaaaaaggAGGCAATTGAGGCTTTGCCTGAAGGGTTGAGAGAAGCTGCTTTGGTTCCTGATTTGAGTCCTTTTCCTGTTAATAGGTTTATGGCTACTCTCACTCCTCCAATTGAGGGTTACATTGAGCAGGTTAGGGAAGCTGCTAATAGGATCAGTGGAACGGAGAAAATTAGGTGA
- the LOC106773192 gene encoding protein CURVATURE THYLAKOID 1A, chloroplastic: MAAAAAVTVLLPPRIPTTTNVTRCSALPSLPPRVTSTTLFSPSLNHFSVSRKSFLLQTRASSEESSSVDANELFTDLKEKWDAVENKSTVLIYGGGALVAVWLSSILVSAVNSVPLLPKILELVGLGYSGWFVYRYLLFKSSRKELATDIEGLKKKITGTE, encoded by the exons atggcaGCGGCGGCGGCAGTGACGGTGCTACTCCCACCTAGGATTCCGACCACCACCAACGTTACCCGCTGTTCTGCTTTGCCTTCTCTGCCTCCACGTGTAACCAGCACCACCTTGTTCTCACCTTCCCTCAACCACTTTTCAG tgTCCCGAAAATCTTTTCTGCTTCAGACCAGAGCTTCTTCAGAGGAATCATCCTCGGTAGATGCCAATGAGTTGTTCACAGATTTGAAGGAAAAG TGGGATGCTGTTGAAAACAAGTCCACAGTGCTTATCTATGGTGGTGGGGCTTTAGTTGCTGTTTGGCTATCTTCCATTCTCGTGAGCGCAGTCAACTCAGTTCCCTTG CTTCCAAAGATCTTGGAGTTGGTAGGTCTAGGATACTCTGGATGGTTTGTCTACCGATACCTTCTGTTCAAG TCTAGCAGGAAGGAGCTAGCTACAGACATTGAGGGACTGAAGAAGAAAATTACTGGAACTGAATAG